A window of the Diabrotica undecimpunctata isolate CICGRU chromosome 1, icDiaUnde3, whole genome shotgun sequence genome harbors these coding sequences:
- the LOC140432680 gene encoding juvenile hormone epoxide hydrolase 1-like — translation MGCCAKVGAVVSVLLAILIIYSTKCLLQTPEVPDLGERWWKVAKPAKEDTSIKPFKIQISDEILKDLKDRLDHTLPFQPPLDGVNQNYGMNTNLLKTIVDYWKNKYDWRQREKFFNQYPQFTTNIQGLNIHFLHVKPANTKGLKVFPMLMLHGWPGSVREFYEIIPLLTKPQNGRDFVFELIIPSLPGYGFSEAAEVPGLSPPHVAVIMKNLMARLGFRKYYLQGGDWGSTIISNLASFFPEKVLGVHSNLCYVNSPLSNLKLALGSLMPSLVVEADQQHLVYPRIKIFGFVLLETGYMHLQSTKPDTVGVALRESPVGLAAYIIEKFTTWTNPAWRDLEDGGLTKKFTLEKLLDNVMVYWVTRSITTSMRLYAEAFNYNYFVLNTDGLPIHVPSACSQFEHEILYIPESILKERYRNLLLARSHKTGGHFAAFEAPNVLAKDTYDFVEKVQDFYNQKPKN, via the exons ATGGGGTGTTGCGCTAAAGTTGGGGCTGTTGTGTCAGTCCTTTTAGCCATTTTAATTATCTACAGTACAAAATGTTTGCTTCAAACGCCAGAGGTGCCAGATTTGGGAGAGAGATGGTGGAAAGTCGCAAAGCCGGCGAAAGAAGATACTAGTATCAAACCGTTTAAAATTCAGATTTCAGATGAA atTTTAAAAGATTTAAAGGACAGACTCGATCATACTCTTCCATTTCAACCACCATTAGATGGCGTTAATCAAAACTACGGAATGAACACGAATCTGCTGAAAACTATAGTGGACTATTGGAAGAACAAATACGACTGGAGACAAAGGGAGAAGTTTTTCAACCAGTATCCACAGTTCACGACAAATATTCAAGGACTTAACATCCATTTCCTTCATGTCAAACCTGCTAATACCAAAGGACTGAAGGTTTTCCCGATGTTAATGTTGCATGGATGGCCAGGTTCTGTTAGAGAGTTTTATGAAATTATACCACTTTTGACCAAACCGCAGAACGGAAGAGATTTTGTGTTTGAACTGATTATTCCAAGTTTACCAG gtTATGGATTTTCTGAAGCTGCTGAAGTGCCTGGGCTTAGTCCACCCCACGTAGCCGTTATTATGAAGAACCTTATGGCTCGATTGGGATTCCGGAAGTACTACCTTCAGGGAGGTGATTGGGGCTCCACAATAATCTCAAATTTAGCCTCTTTTTTCCCAGAAAAAGTGTTAGGGGTCCATTCCAATTTGTGTTATGTCAATAGTCCCCTCTCTAATTTAAAATTAGCACTGGGCAGTCTCATGCCATCTTTGGTTGTTGAAGCTGACCAGCAACATCTGGTTTATCCCAGAATAAAAATTTTTGGATTCGTTTTGCTGGAAACTGGTTACATGCATCTTCAGTCTACTAAACCGGATACCGTTG GTGTCGCTCTACGCGAGAGTCCTGTAGGACTTGCTGCTTACATCATAGAGAAGTTCACCACATGGACCAATCCTGCATGGAGAGACTTGGAAGATGGAGGATTGACAAAGAAATTTACTTTAGAAAAGTTGTTGGACAATGTGATGGTTTACTGGGTTACCAGATCTATCACTACCTCCATGAGGTTGTATGCAGAAGCATTCAATTATAATTACTTCGTCTTGAACACCGATgg TCTTCCCATCCATGTTCCCAGCGCGTGCTCCCAATTTGAACACGAGATTTTATATATACCAGAATCAATTCTAAAGGAAAGGTACCGTAATTTACTGCTAGCAAGGTCGCATAAAACCGGTGGGCACTTCGCTGCTTTTGAAGCTCCAAATGTTCTTGCCAAAGACACTTACGATTTCGTTGAAAAAGTTCAAGATTTCTATAACCAAAAacccaaaaattaa